In Brachybacterium fresconis, the genomic stretch CGCAGAAGCCGACCCCCGAGATGATCGCCGACGTCGACACCCTGATCTTCGACATCCAGGACATCGGTGCCCGCTTCTACACCTACATCTGGACCCTCTACTACGCGATGGAGGCCGCCTCCGAGAACGACAAGCGGTTCCTCGTGCTGGACCGTCCGAACCCGCTGGGCACCGACGCGGAGGGCTTCATCCTGGAGCCCGCGCTGTCCTCCTTCGTGGGCCTGAAGGAGATCCCGCAGCGCCACGGGCTGACCGTCGGCGAGCTCGCCCGACTGTTCGACGGCGAGTTCCTGGACGGCGCCGTCGACCTCGAGGTGATCGCCATGAGCGGCTACGACCCCGACGACCCCCGGGACGCGGACCTGCCCTGGGTGCTGCCCTCGCCGAACATCCCCACCCCCGACACCGCCGTGGTCTACGCCGGCACCGGGCTGATCGAGTCGCTGAACATCTCCGAGGGCCGCGGCACCACCACGCCGTTCCTGTGGTTCGGCGCCCCGTTCATCACCTTCGAGCAGGTCGAGGCGATCATCGCCGACCTGTCCGAGGCGAAGCTGCCCGGCGTCCTCGCCCGCCCCATGTTCGCCACCCCCGTCAGCTCCAAGCACGCCGGCGAGTTCTGCGGCGGCCTCCAGCTGCACCTCACCGACCCCGGCGAGTACGAGCCCGTGCGCACCGGGATCCACGTGCTCGCGTCCCTGTTCCGCGAGGTCCCCGAGGTCGACTGGCGCGAGGGAGAGGACTGCCGCAGCCAGGACGACGTGTGCTGGATCGACAAGCTCTCGGGCACCCGGCGCACCCGCGCGATGCTCGAGGACGGCGATCCGGCCGAGAAGATCGTCGCCGCCTGGCAGGACGAGCTCGACGACTTCGTGCAGGC encodes the following:
- a CDS encoding DUF1343 domain-containing protein; this translates as MTQPAPQMPDHDQAEDHQGQRDGGRPGRRRLLASLGALPAGAVLSSAATAAAAPADRGHGDEHGKGHGKGKGHGKGHGKGPGKGHGKFALGVENLLHPGTLKKTLEGAKVGLITNPTGTDSSLTSTIDLLLDGEDKGGYTLVALYGPEHGVRGAEPAGGSVGDYIDEKTGLPVRSLYGETQKPTPEMIADVDTLIFDIQDIGARFYTYIWTLYYAMEAASENDKRFLVLDRPNPLGTDAEGFILEPALSSFVGLKEIPQRHGLTVGELARLFDGEFLDGAVDLEVIAMSGYDPDDPRDADLPWVLPSPNIPTPDTAVVYAGTGLIESLNISEGRGTTTPFLWFGAPFITFEQVEAIIADLSEAKLPGVLARPMFATPVSSKHAGEFCGGLQLHLTDPGEYEPVRTGIHVLASLFREVPEVDWREGEDCRSQDDVCWIDKLSGTRRTRAMLEDGDPAEKIVAAWQDELDDFVQAADEYRIY